The following are encoded in a window of Bacteroidota bacterium genomic DNA:
- a CDS encoding HAD-IC family P-type ATPase — MAGAIALGDKVRPESKTAMIRLQQMSIEPMMLTGDNQQVAVAVASELGIRDYFAEVLPQDKAAKIKEVQARGLKVAMTGDGVNDAPALAQADVGIAIGAGTDVAIETADIVLVKNDPNDVIALIELSRSTYSKMVQNLWWAACYNIITIPLAAGVLSGVGIILSPAAGAVLMSLSTIIVAINANLLKLNTSA, encoded by the coding sequence ATAGCCGGCGCCATCGCATTAGGCGACAAAGTTCGGCCGGAATCGAAGACTGCGATGATCCGACTTCAGCAAATGAGCATTGAGCCGATGATGCTCACGGGAGACAATCAGCAAGTTGCGGTGGCAGTGGCGAGCGAGCTTGGGATTCGCGATTACTTTGCGGAAGTACTGCCGCAAGATAAAGCCGCGAAGATCAAAGAAGTCCAAGCACGCGGATTGAAAGTTGCGATGACTGGCGATGGTGTCAACGATGCACCGGCTCTCGCGCAGGCCGACGTTGGCATCGCCATCGGGGCTGGCACCGATGTCGCGATCGAGACGGCGGACATTGTACTCGTGAAGAACGATCCAAATGATGTCATCGCGCTGATTGAGCTTTCGCGGTCGACCTACTCGAAGATGGTGCAGAATCTCTGGTGGGCGGCATGTTACAACATTATTACAATTCCGCTGGCAGCCGGTGTTCTCTCGGGCGTGGGGATCATTCTCTCCCCGGCGGCTGGTGCCGTGCTCATGTCATTGAGCACGATTATCGTTGCCATCAATGCCAATCTATTAAAGCTGAACACTTCGGCGTGA
- a CDS encoding TolC family protein, with protein sequence MCSLLLATSSAHAQTPPPDSSIAGLYAILARIDSHPMLFSGESQIEAARRRIAQKSSLANPMLMLGAQNLPTNSFRFSEEPMTSKMIGISQSFPYPGKLKFDGKIAAQDTLTAQDDLQEARNMLARDVKLAYFDLYHLDQEIAVNKLHQKALDDLIPLAESKLATGSTTQSQVLDLKLERATLATEIIEERTMLRERAADLEQASGSPAAVTMTSSLGLPPFTYSVMALDSIARANRPTLKKLEAQIEQDRLIYRRNDLDKYPDFQVSLAYMQRDALSATSPMNPMNFPGAAMAGVTPSSMSQTDMVSATVSVELPFNFGGKRTEALAESDAMRAMKVADARAEELNIHTAIETNLAKLQGIQEEYTLLRNEIYPAVQLDLQTDISNYTYGKANIDDIIRTQLGLFHREHDRYRLEAEYNKAIAMIEFLTGTTLTKYTSRNDWK encoded by the coding sequence GTGTGTTCGTTGCTTCTGGCAACAAGCTCTGCGCATGCCCAAACGCCACCGCCTGATAGCTCCATTGCGGGACTCTATGCTATACTCGCTCGCATCGATTCACACCCGATGCTGTTCTCGGGTGAGTCACAGATCGAAGCGGCCCGCCGAAGAATCGCGCAAAAATCCTCGCTCGCGAATCCCATGTTGATGCTCGGCGCCCAAAATCTTCCGACGAATTCCTTCAGGTTTTCGGAGGAGCCAATGACTTCTAAAATGATTGGCATTTCCCAGTCATTCCCTTATCCGGGCAAGCTGAAGTTCGACGGAAAGATTGCTGCGCAAGATACCCTCACAGCGCAAGACGATTTGCAGGAAGCGCGCAACATGCTTGCCCGTGATGTCAAGTTAGCCTATTTTGATCTATATCATCTGGATCAAGAGATTGCGGTCAACAAATTGCATCAGAAGGCGCTGGACGATCTAATTCCTCTTGCGGAGTCTAAGCTTGCCACGGGCAGCACCACGCAGTCGCAAGTACTGGACCTAAAACTCGAGCGCGCAACACTCGCGACAGAGATTATTGAGGAGCGAACGATGCTCCGAGAGCGCGCTGCCGATCTGGAACAAGCATCAGGAAGTCCTGCGGCGGTTACCATGACCTCAAGCCTTGGGCTTCCTCCTTTTACCTATTCGGTCATGGCTTTGGACTCAATTGCCCGCGCGAACCGTCCCACCTTAAAGAAGCTGGAGGCGCAGATCGAGCAGGATCGTCTCATCTACCGGAGAAACGATCTCGACAAATACCCGGACTTCCAGGTATCACTTGCCTACATGCAGCGCGATGCGCTCTCGGCAACTTCGCCGATGAATCCCATGAACTTCCCCGGCGCAGCCATGGCTGGGGTTACCCCATCGTCGATGTCGCAGACCGATATGGTTTCCGCCACTGTCAGCGTCGAACTTCCGTTCAACTTTGGTGGTAAACGCACGGAGGCACTCGCTGAGTCCGATGCCATGCGAGCAATGAAGGTAGCAGATGCCCGAGCCGAAGAACTGAACATCCATACGGCGATTGAAACAAATCTCGCCAAGTTGCAGGGGATTCAAGAAGAGTACACTCTCCTCCGTAACGAGATCTATCCCGCCGTGCAACTGGACCTGCAGACGGACATATCCAATTACACCTATGGGAAAGCAAATATTGACGATATTATTCGCACGCAACTTGGACTCTTCCATCGCGAGCACGATCGCTACCGGCTGGAAGCTGAATACAACAAGGCGATCGCAATGATCGAGTTCCTGACCGGAACAACGCTCACCAAATATACAAGTCGAAACGATTGGAAATAA
- a CDS encoding heavy metal-associated domain-containing protein, whose protein sequence is MHQSSAGRWILIASILLFCIFSFFVSAARATTPVNDTVVVTDTVHVLDMVCGSCENRIKTKLGRFEGVHSVEADHVAGNVIVSHLLSVTQKTIEQWISKIGYSTKKYSADKSAHKALPACCKKENQ, encoded by the coding sequence ATGCATCAATCTTCTGCCGGGCGCTGGATCCTAATCGCGTCCATCCTTCTCTTCTGTATTTTTTCATTCTTCGTATCGGCCGCTCGGGCGACAACGCCCGTCAATGACACCGTCGTGGTCACGGACACGGTGCATGTGCTCGATATGGTCTGCGGGTCATGTGAGAATCGCATCAAGACCAAACTTGGCAGGTTTGAGGGAGTGCATTCAGTTGAAGCTGACCATGTGGCTGGAAACGTTATCGTATCGCATTTGCTATCCGTGACCCAAAAGACGATCGAACAATGGATTTCGAAAATCGGATATAGCACTAAGAAGTATTCTGCTGACAAATCCGCCCACAAGGCACTACCAGCCTGCTGTAAAAAGGAGAATCAATAG
- a CDS encoding HAD family hydrolase has protein sequence MTLLVWKFIVGASFSFALERMVTVMDVSCPHALGLAVPLVVAISTSIAAKRGLLIRDGGAFESSRNIQAIVFDKTGTLTEGQFRILKVIRVSNDFTSDEELLDYVSALESQSEHPIARGIVSPKPSPRKVEAFRALPGVGAEATIDGLAMKIVGSGYLREQNLQYTNGDVTAQLDQGILSFTSS, from the coding sequence ATAACGCTTCTCGTTTGGAAATTCATTGTTGGCGCATCTTTTTCGTTTGCTCTTGAGCGTATGGTGACTGTCATGGACGTCTCCTGTCCTCATGCCCTTGGGCTTGCAGTGCCGCTCGTCGTGGCAATCTCAACATCCATAGCTGCAAAGCGCGGACTTCTTATTCGCGACGGAGGCGCGTTCGAATCCAGCCGCAATATTCAGGCAATTGTTTTCGACAAAACGGGGACTCTCACTGAAGGACAGTTTCGCATTCTGAAGGTCATCCGAGTATCGAATGATTTTACCAGCGATGAAGAATTGCTCGACTATGTGTCCGCTCTCGAATCGCAATCGGAACATCCGATCGCGAGAGGAATTGTCTCACCCAAACCATCCCCTCGGAAGGTCGAAGCGTTTCGGGCACTCCCCGGCGTCGGCGCCGAAGCAACAATCGACGGCCTGGCGATGAAAATTGTCGGCTCCGGTTATCTTCGAGAGCAGAATCTCCAATATACCAACGGGGATGTTACAGCTCAGCTAGATCAGGGCATACTGTCGTTTACGTCATCGTAA